In the genome of Leptospira licerasiae serovar Varillal str. VAR 010, one region contains:
- a CDS encoding glutathione S-transferase family protein yields MIKLYGYPISNYTNKVKLALLEKGLEFEEIRTGFSQDEEFLQKSPMGKIPYLEVDGKYLVESQAILEFLDDAYPNSKRLIPADPFEAAEVRTIISFIENYIDIPARRLYESIVEGKTISPETVELTRLSIQKGAKALSRVVKFSPYIAGKEFTAADCSAFATFQIINDHIADWISPNPLLEITGLQEYLDMMMKNPNAVKVDKPKSVVMKALKRLRK; encoded by the coding sequence ATGATAAAACTATACGGTTATCCGATCAGCAATTATACGAATAAGGTCAAATTGGCACTTTTAGAAAAAGGTTTGGAGTTCGAAGAGATTCGCACCGGCTTTTCCCAAGACGAGGAGTTCCTACAAAAAAGCCCAATGGGAAAAATTCCCTATTTAGAAGTGGATGGAAAATATCTGGTAGAGTCCCAAGCGATTCTGGAATTCTTAGATGATGCTTATCCAAATAGCAAACGTTTGATCCCGGCAGATCCTTTCGAAGCAGCCGAAGTTCGGACGATTATATCTTTTATCGAAAATTATATAGATATTCCCGCCCGTAGACTGTATGAGTCGATCGTGGAAGGAAAAACAATCTCACCGGAAACTGTAGAACTCACAAGACTCTCTATCCAAAAAGGAGCGAAAGCGCTTTCCAGGGTGGTAAAATTTTCTCCCTATATCGCAGGAAAAGAATTCACTGCAGCGGATTGTTCCGCGTTTGCCACCTTTCAGATCATAAACGATCATATTGCGGATTGGATCTCTCCAAATCCTCTCTTAGAAATTACAGGATTACAAGAGTATCTAGATATGATGATGAAGAATCCGAATGCCGTAAAAGTGGATAAACCAAAGTCAGTCGTGATGAAAGCCTTAAAAAGACTCCGCAAATAG